In Leishmania infantum JPCM5 genome chromosome 33, a genomic segment contains:
- a CDS encoding putative ribulose-5-phosphate 3-epimerase has translation MTEFNRYNHEDKSTWLNAVEKPQAPLEAIIDPSILAADFCKLGDEVASVVSPAGGAAEWIHVDVMDGHMVPNISIGPGVVSSLRARFPNVFLDVHCMVSDPKQWVPSIAKAGGSGYTFHIEATNDSKDVAEYIRAHGMQVGVAVKPATNLTQELKDLIEGHYVDQVLVMTVEPGFGGQSFMHERLSFISELRRNYPHLNIGVDGGIGPSTAEQAADAGANILIAGTSVFRAGDRKAAIEELRASAKSGICKNSRIQRALPGTR, from the coding sequence ATGACGGAGTTCAACCGCTACAACCACGAGGACAAGTCGACGTGGCTGAACGCCGTCGAGAAGCCGCAGGCGCCGCTGGAGGCCATCATCGACCCGTCCATTCTCGCGGCAGACTTCTGCAAGCTCGGCGACGAGGTGGCGAGCGTCGTGTCACCGgcgggtggcgcagcggaaTGGATTCACGTTGACGTGATGGATGGGCACATGGTGCCGAACATTAGCATCGGCCCCGGCGTCGtctcctctctgcgcgcgcgctttcCGAATGTGTTTCTTGACGTTCACTGCATGGTGAGTGACCCTAAGCAGTGGGTCCCTTCCATAGCCAAGGCAGGCGGCTCCGGCTATACCTTCCACATTGAAGCAACGAATGACAGCAAGGATGTTGCGGAGTACATTCGCGCTCATGGAATGCAGGTCGGTGTGGCAGTGAAGCCGGCAACAAATCTCACCCAAGAGCTGAAGGATCTAATTGAGGGCCACTACGTGGATCAGGTGCTGGTCATGACTGTGGAGCCTGGATTTGGTGGCCAGTCTTTTATGCATGAGCGGCTTAGCTTCATCTCCGAGCTGCGTCGCAACTACCCACACCTAAACATTGGTGTTGATGGTGGCATTGGCCCCAGcacggcggagcaggcggccgacgccggcgccaacATCCTGATCGCCGGTACGTCGGTGTTCAGGGCCGGCGACCGCAAGGCGGccatcgaggagctgcgcgcctcGGCGAAGAGTGGCATCTGCAAGAACTCGAGGATTCAAAGGGCGCTACCAGGGACGAGGTAA
- a CDS encoding putative peptidase M20/M25/M40: MSDFDWAVIQKAVEAEWDASIIPALSAYIEVPNQSPDFDPQWATNGLIKKAFTILINWMEGQNLLGLSYEFMEVEGRTPFLLVEIAGTEPTKNTLLMYGHMDKQPPLYPWDEGLDPHKAVVRDGKLYGRGGADDGYALFSAITSVSVLQRHGIPHGRVIVVIEACEESGSFDLDYYMERCKERIGNVDLMVCLDSGCLNYSQVWLTTSLRGVTGGVLNVQTLTESMHSGVAGGVVPDTFRIARELLDRVEDSKTGKVLFPEAYCEIPDYVVKSMESMRVVPFKEQFATADGVSTEPGDNVELALRNFWKPSLTVTGANLPEPQIAGNVIRTHTSLKLSLRVPPLVDAEKATQAMAKLLVANPPYGAKVWFQPEVPGHGCATPELKPWLVTALNESSKMAYGNPLAFQGMGGAIPFISMLIKSYPQAQFVVTGVLGPKSNAHGPNEFLHIKYAKGLTFAISRVVAEHFRHTPK; this comes from the coding sequence ATGAGCGACTTTGACTGGGCTGTGATTCAAAAGGCCGTGGAGGCCGAGTGGGACGCCTCCATCATTCCTGCGCTGTCCGCCTACATTGAAGTGCCGAATCAGAGCCCCGACTTCGACCCCCAGTGGGCAACGAACGGACTCATAAAAAAGGCCTTTACCATTCTGATCAACTGGATGGAGGGGCAGAACCTGCTGGGCCTCAGCTACGAGTTCATGGAGGTCGAGGGAAGAACGCCgttcctcctcgtcgaaaTCGCCGGGACAGAGCCGACGAAGAACACCCTGCTCATGTACGGCCACATGGATAAGCAGCCGCCTCTCTACCCGTGGGACGAAGGCCTTGACCCCCACAAGGCGGTCGTGCGCGATGGCAAGCTGtacggccgcggcggcgctgacgacggCTACGCGCTCTTTTCGGCCATCACGTCCGTCTCGGtactgcagcgccacggcatTCCGCACGGTCGAGTGATCGTGGTCATCGAGGCGTGCGAAGAGTCTGGCAGCTTCGACCTGGACTACTACATGGAGCGCTGCAAGGAACGCATCGGCAACGTGGATTTGATGGTGTGCCTAGACAGCGGCTGTCTCAACTACTCACAGGTATGGCTGACGACGTCGTTGCGTGGTGTGACGGGTGGTGTGCTGAACGTGCAGACGCTGACGGAGAGCATGCACAgtggcgtcgccggcggcgtcgtacCGGACACGTTCCGCATTGCGCGTGAGCTGTTGGACCGCGTCGAGGATTCAAAGACCGGAAAGGTGCTCTTTCCTGAGGCCTACTGCGAGATTCCCGACTACGTTGTCAAGTCCATGGAGTCGATGAGGGTCGTGCCGTTCAAGGAGCAGTTTGCCACGGCCGACGGCGTGTCGACAGAGCCAGGCGACAATgtggagctggcgctgcggaaCTTTTGGAAGCCGAGCCTCACCGTGACAGGGGCCAACCTGCCGGAGCCACAGATTGCCGGCAACGTAATCCGGACGCACACCTCACTGAAGCTGTCCCtccgcgtgccgccgctggtggacGCGGAGAAAGCTACCCAGGCCATGGCCAAGTTGCTTGTGGCCAACCCGCCGTACGGCGCTAAGGTGTGGTTTCAGCCCGAGGTTCCCGGCCATGGCTGCGCGACCCCAGAGCTGAAGCCGTGGCTCGTGACCGCGCTCAATGAGAGCAGCAAGATGGCGTACGGCAACCCGCTCGCATTCCAGGGCATGGGCGGGGCGATCCCATTCATCTCCATGCTCATCAAATCATACCCGCAAGCGCAGTTCGTTGTCACCGGCGTCCTCGGTCCAAAGAGCAACGCGCACGGCCCCAATGAGTTTCTGCACATCAAATACGCTAAAGGCCTCACGTTCGCCATCAGCCGCGTTGTCGCCGAGCACTTTCGCCACACTCCCAAGTAA
- the CYP4 gene encoding putative cyclophilin 4, with product MLWRRNGHVGAKTYLFVHSSLILTLYICILSCTYTYTHIHSEARVISYFSRPCSLKVFLPPKMLRRTFLSAERRIPFYPINSNNPIVFFDISIGSQPAGRVEMELFKDVVPKTAENFRALCTGEKGVGRSGKPLWFKGSRFHRVIPQFMCQGGDFTAGNGTGGESIYGHKFPDESFAGRAGRHFGPGTLSMANAGPNTNGSQFFICTAPTDWLDGKHVVFGQVTKGYDVIMKVETQGSQSGATRQPITVTDCGEIKQE from the coding sequence ATGCTGTGGAGGCGAAACGGACATGTCGGAGCGAAAACATACCTTTTCGTACACTCGTCGCTCATACTGACCCTCTACATCTGCATATTGTCTTgcacgtacacgtacacacacatacactcaGAAGCACGAGTCATATCCTATTTCTCGCGACCTTGTTCACTGAAGGTGTTCCTCCCTCCAAAAATGCTTCGCCGTACGTTTCTGAGCGCTGAGCGCAGGATTCCGTTCTACCCGATCAACTCGAATAACCCCATCGTGTTCTTCGACATCTCTATCGGGTCGCAGCCGGCGGGACGTGTCGAGATGGAGCTCTTCAAGGACGTCGTGCCGAAGACGGCCGAGAACTTCCGCGCGCTTTGCACCGGTGAGAAGGGTGTTGGCCGCTCTGGCAAGCCTCTCTGGTTCAAGGGAAGCCGTTTCCACCGCGTTATTCCACAGTTCATGTGCCAGGGTGGCGATTTCACTGCCGGCAACGGCACCGGTGGCGAGTCCATCTATGGTCACAAGTTTCCTGATGAGTCCTTTGCCGGACGTGCTGGAAGGCATTTTGGCCCGGGCACGCTGTCAATGGCCAATGCCGGCCCCAACACGAACGGCTCTCAGTTCTTCATCTGCACCGCTCCCACCGACTGGCTGGACGGGAAGCATGTCGTGTTCGGCCAGGTCACCAAGGGCTATGACGTCATCATGAAGGTGGAGACTCAGGGCAGCCAATCTGGTGCTACCCGCCAGCCCATCACGGTCACTGACTGTGGTGAGATCAAGCAAGAGTAG
- a CDS encoding UDP-GlcNAc:PI a1-6 GlcNAc-transferase, with amino-acid sequence MGRHRVALVSDFFFPGFGGVEVHIYNLALCLMRRGHKIIIITRAYGDRVGIRYYTNGLKVYYLPMLAAKLPPGSVTLPTWLGAFPMLRTIFIRERITVVHGHQTTSNMCHEAIFHAGTMGIKTCFTDHSLFGFADAASININKVLVWSLRTVDQVICVSNTSRENTVLRARIAPQRASVIPNATDTSAFTPPDDLKYKSWASKIDKEGLTIVVITRLVYRKGADLFVDVIPEICLRHPDIKWVIGGDGPRRSQLEQMIERHNLMDRVKMLGALKHSEVKSVLNQGQIFLNCSLTEAFCIALIEAASCGLLCVSTKVGGVPEVLPPPMLLLADADPSSIVAALEEAINDVPHHSPWTLHDNCKQFYSWDWVAERTERVYDRIMEMPVLSLYERLMNYASVGPLFGLVCWMLCSLDWILYRLMEYWIPTETIDIAPDFPMSFYLRNKEKIMKKNGE; translated from the coding sequence ATGGGGCGGCATCGTGTTGCGTTAGTTTCCGACTTCTTCTTCCCCGGGTTTGGTGGAGTGGAGGTGCACATCTACAATTTAGCCCTGTGTCTGATGCGGAGAGGGCACAAGATCATCATAATCACCCGTGCCTATGGGGACCGCGTTGGGATTCGCTATTACACAAATGGGCTGAAGGTGTATTATTTGCCGATGCTTGCGGCAAAGCTGCCTCCCGGCTCCGTGACGCTGCCAACGTGGCTCGGCGCGTTTCCGATGCTGCGCACTATTTTCATTCGTGAGCGCATTACCGTCGTACATGGCCACCAGACCACTTCCAATATGTGCCACGAGGCGATATTCCACGCCGGCACCATGGGCATCAAGACGTGCTTCACCGACCACTCGCTCTTTGGGTTTGCCGATGCGGCGTCCATCAACATCAACAAGGTGCTTGTGTGGAGTCTGCGTACAGTTGACCAGGTGATCTGTGTCAGCAACACTTCTCGCGAAAACACCGTTCTGCGCGCGCGGATTGCACCGCAGCGGGCAAGCGTGATCCCGAACGCCACCGACACTTCCGCCTTCACCCCGCCTGACGATCTCAAGTACAAGTCGTGGGCATCGAAGATTGACAAGGAGGGGTTGACCATTGTAGTCATCACCAGGCTTGTGTATCGCAAAGGCGCGGATCTCTTTGTCGACGTCATCCCTGAAATATGCCTGCGCCATCCGGATATCAAGTGGGTgatcggcggcgacggacCGCGACGCTCGCAGCTCGAGCAGATGATTGAGCGACACAATTTGATGGACAGGGTGAAGATGCTCGGTGCGCTAAAGCACTCTGAGGTGAAGAGTGTTTTGAACCAGGGTCAGATCTTCCTGAATTGCAGTTTGACAGAGGCATTTTGCATTGCGCTCATCgaggcggcgtcgtgcgGTTTACTGTGCGTGTCGACAAAAGTCGGAGGCGTCCCGGAGGTTCTCCCGCCGCCTATGTTGCTTTTGGCGGATGCTGACCCGTCATCCATCGTTGCCGCTTTGGAGGAAGCCATCAACGACGTGCCGCACCACTCACCATGGACACTGCACGACAACTGCAAGCAGTTCTATAGCTGGGACTGGGTGGCGGAGCGCACTGAGCGCGTCTACGACCGCATTATGGAAATGCCGGTGCTGTCCTTGTACGAACGGTTGATGAACTACGCATCTGTCGGGCCTCTCTTTGGACTCGTGTGCTGGATGCTCTGCTCCTTGGATTGGATTCTGTATAGATTGATGGAATACTGGATTCCAACAGAAACTATTGACATTGCGCCGGATTTCCCCATGTCCTTCTACCTGCGCAACAAGGAGAAGATTATGAAGAAGAACGGCGAGTAG
- a CDS encoding thiamine biosynthesis-like protein, whose product MPSNRQEEKLPTNPREFPDNRTPNFILKAKNGHFHFMMVEPDVSKNYLWYMSEPKLVRVPELEAEMRVPGRRWYATDKAGFELQRRNNAVATEGEPYVCLHNIKDPELYWFGKRHAEPPVEQVTLVISVGELYLKSAIHRKRLVRVLMDSIRRVLQNPQVFRNGDTMIEVRKEMPTKEQLKLLALLPGIAKIYEASQERGERKGDPRGAFICSGAQGIPITPDQRVLALISGGIDSPVAAYRMMTRGCLVNGVHFLNSTNDTASVMEKNRRICERLSSVQGRLDMHYVDISTLQSQIVANVPNHNRTLIYKWFMLSLAASFDDSCFIVTGDSAGQVASQTVHNISTLYPTVCKAVIAPLIGVTKNFIIDEARKINTFDFSIQEGADCCQYMMCKSGANLMMGRRTLEAYVRRIKLTELKVMKEVYRDGKLCESSEFTYYPQSGVRVPNNTPPPAALVQDASSEDDVHDVVYFDAAAGTKIAEQVQMAMMRAPEGNPNSMHMSGREARMAVEKVRSQLAKVMHVPANDIIFTSGGTESNNIALNGYRVVREPWSHASTIENSNIPDGATVVKVVDLVNHETGSIDRNLTRPEGGRLHIDASQGLLKVDFGSLDLSEVDSITVTAHKINGPVGVGAVYLRDLTCNKLFSGGSQEKGIRPGTENVPAIVGFGAALALDRSHSLHKEIDTLMTEELEKMGCEINRRGETSGYIVHATLPPGYSNTDVVSRLSTKYHVEIGTGSACKTNEVNTTVYDTLGKTPAPTRSIRISWDSFATLNDAERVLSALKKVLGEIELMR is encoded by the coding sequence ATGCCGTCTAATAGGCAGGAGGAAAAGCTGCCGACAAATCCGCGGGAGTTCCCTGATAACCGGACGCCGAATTTCATCCTCAAGGCAAAGAATGGCCACTTTCACTTCATGATGGTGGAGCCCGATGTGTCCAAGAACTACCTGTGGTACATGTCGGAGCCGAAGCTCGTCAGAGTTCCCGAGCTcgaggcggagatgcgcgTTCCGGGACGCCGCTGGTACGCGACGGACAAGGCTGGCTTTGAGCTGCAGAGGAGGAACAACGCCGTCGCGACTGAGGGTGAGCCGTACGTCTGCCTACACAATATTAAGGACCCCGAGCTGTACTGGTTCGGTAAGCGCCACGCAGAGCCGCCGGTGGAACAGGTGACGCTGGTGATTTCCGTCGGAGAGCTGTACTTGAAGAGCGCTATTCACCGCAAGCGGCTGGTCCGTGTGCTTATGGACAGTATACGTCGCGTTCTCCAGAACCCGCAGGTCTTCCGAAACGGTGACACCATGATCGAGGTGCGCAAGGAGATGCCTACGAAGGAGCAGTTGAagctgcttgcgctgctgcccggtATTGCCAAGATTTACGAGGCCTCtcaggagaggggggagcgcAAGGGCGATCCTCGCGGCGCGTTCATCTGCTCCGGCGCTCAGGGCATCCCCATTACACCCGATCAGCGTGTGCTCGCTCTCATCAGTGGTGGTATCGACAGCCCCGTGGCGGCGTATCGGATGATgacgcgcggctgcctcgtcAATGGTGTGCATTTTCTCAACAGCACCAACGACACTGCCTCCGTTATGGAGAAGAACCGGCGCATCTGCGAGCGCCTGTCGAGCGTGCAAGGTCGCTTGGACATGCACTACGTGGACATCAGCACACTGCAGTCGCAGATCGTGGCGAACGTGCCGAACCACAACCGCACCTTAATCTACAAGTGGTTTATGCTGTCGCTTGCAGCCAGCTTTGACGACTCGTGCTTCATTGTCACCGGTGACTCTGCTGGGCAGGTGGCATCGCAGACGGTGCACAACATCAGCACGCTGTACCCCACCGTATGCAAGGCCGTCATTGCCCCCCTGATTGGTGTAACGAAGAACTTTATCATTGACGAGGCGCGCAAGATCAACACCTTCGACTTTTCCATTCAGGAGGGCGCGGACTGCTGCCAGTACATGATGTGCAAGTCCGGTGCAAATCTGATGATGGGTCGCCGAACCCTCGAGGCGTATGTACGTCGCATCAAGCTGACCGAGCTCAAGGTGATGAAGGAGGTGTACCGCGACGGGAAGCTGTGCGAGTCGTCCGAGTTCACATACTATCCTCAGtccggcgtgcgtgtgccgaaCAAcactccgcctccagcggccTTGGTGCAGGATGCTTCGAGCGAGGACGATGTGCACGACGTAGTCTActtcgacgccgctgccggaacCAAGATTGCAGAGCAGGTCCAGATGGCCATGATGCGCGCCCCCGAAGGGAATCCGAATAGCATGCACATGAGCGGCCGCGAGGCTCGCATGGCAGTGGAGAAGGTGCGTAGCCAGCTGGCAAAGGTGATGCATGTACCGGCGAACGACATCATTTTCACCTCAGGTGGCACAGAGTCGAACAACATTGCGCTGAACGGCTACCGCGTCGTGCGCGAGCCCTGGTCGCACGCCTCGACGATCGAGAATTCAAACATTCCTGACGGGGCCACTGTGGTGAAGGTGGTGGACCTTGTAAACCACGAGACGGGCAGCATTGATCGCAACCTGACCCGCCCTGAGGGCGGCCGCCTTCACATTGATGCAAGCCAAGGCCTGCTCAAGGTCGATTTTGGCTCTCTCGACCTGAGTGAAGTCGACTCCATCACGGTCACGGCGCACAAGATTAACGGACCCGTTGGTGTTGGCGCGGTTTACCTGCGCGACCTGACCTGCAACAAGCTCTTCAGTGGCGGCTCGCAAGAGAAGGGCATCCGCCCGGGGACGGAGAACGTTCCTGCGATTGTCGGCTTCGGTGCAGCTCTAGCCCTCGACCGCAGCCACTCGCTCCATAAGGAGATCGACACTCTCATGACGGAGGAGTTGGAAAAGATGGGATGTGAGATCAACCGTCGAGGTGAGACCAGTGGCTACATCGTGCACGCCACCCTTCCGCCAGGCTACAGCAACACAGATGTAGTGTCACGCCTCTCCACCAAGTACCATGTCGAAATCGGCACCGGATCTGCGTGTAAGACAAATGAGGTGAACACCACCGTCTACGACACGCTGGGCAAGACAcctgcgccgacgcgctcCATCCGCATCAGCTGGGATTCTTTTGCCACCTTGAACGACGCGGAGCGTGTCTTGAGCGCCTTGAAGAAAGTCCTTGGCGAGATTGAGCTGATGCGCTAG
- a CDS encoding putative DNA polymerase delta catalytic subunit: MSSSALSLWKSIVRLPLPASYLHKDVRFQLLDCCQTKGNPHETVSRVRHSEVPVVRLYGVTAEGFSVLVHCYNYEPYLWIEAPPNWLPVHSQEFMRELNNQLSNQTRLQDTVVRVEVHQRRSLMYFKGGQLVPHLKIVVQLPQHIPKLRSLLSDRGVSCPGAWDGTRVFQTFESNVIFPLRFLVDNDIGGSNWLTLTYGKFFASPIKTSTCQIEVACSHEDVQNHEPLGDYLSIAPFRILSIDIECQGRKGLFPEPEHDPVIQIANHCVEYGHESEPLTKTIFTLKSCAPIAGAQVLSYETEAEMLLAWATFMKALDPDILTGYNICNFDFPYLLNRATALKASDAFHYWGRQVHERTVARDKKFQSKQMGNREYTELTLEGRIIMDAMVVIQRDYKLRSYSLNSVSQNFLGEQKEDVHHSIISDLQHGDEETRRRLAVYCLKDAFLPVKLLDRLMCIVNNVEMARVTGVPVGWLLERGQQIKVFSMLLRKAQKKKLVVPTVEYTGGSDRGYEGATVIDPIKGFYNCPVATLDFASLYPSIIIAHNLCYSTLVRPADARLYPEDALDRSPTSDVFVKKEVFPGILPEVLQDLLAARKHARAMMKDVPMNSLEYKVLNGRQLALKVSANSVYGFTGAQVGKLPCLEISASVTAYGRQMIDRTKNLVEELYPGARVLYGDTDSVMVKCVTDEKSSDKERLQAAMDFGIEAAEKVSSNFLKPIKLEFEKVYFPYLLMNKKRYAGLLWTSTDRFDKLDAKGIETVRRDNCPLVARMVSGVLNRILIHRSVESAVEFVKGTISDLLLNRLDISNLVITKAFSKAEDEYAGAQAHIALVERMRQRDPASAPTIGDRVAYVIIKAAKGAKAYERSEDPIYVLDNNIPIDTQYYLEHQLAPPIMRVFEGVLDDPSVLIKGDHTRHIAISAPSKNAGGLMRFVKVQLQCISCRAVIKAGALCDNCQDKAPEVYGKIVAKRNHYEAIYSQVWTQCQQCQGSLNQEVICSSRDCPVFYMRKKVQKDLYEQQVLLDRFGVVDDW; this comes from the coding sequence ATGTCGTCCTCTGCCCTGTCGCTGTGGAAGTCTATCGTGCGCTTGCCTCTCCCTGCTTCGTACCTGCACAAGGACGTGCGCTTTCAGCTCCTCGACTGTTGCCAGACAAAAGGAAACCCGCATGAAACGGTGTCACGTGTTCGTCACAGCGaggtgccggtggtgcgTCTCTACGGAGTCACCGCCGAGGGGTTCAGCGTGTTGGTTCACTGCTACAACTACGAGCCGTATTTGTGGATTGAGGCGCCACCGAACTGGCTGCCTGTACATTCTCAAGAGTTTATGCGGGAGCTTAACAATCAGCTTAGCAACCAGACTCGCCTACAAGACACTGTTGTGCGAGTGGAggtgcaccagcgccgcagtCTCATGTACTTCAAAGGCGGCCAGCTGGTGCCACATCTAAAGATCgttgtgcagctgccgcagcacatCCCAAAGCTGCGCAGTCTCCTATCCGACCGCGGCGTCTCGTGCCCTGGGGCGTGGGATGGGACTCGCGTCTTCCAGACCTTCGAGTCGAACGTGATTTTTCCGCTGCGCTTCCTCGTCGACAACGACATTGGCGGTAGCAACTGGCTGACGCTGACCTACGGCAAGTTCTTCGCGTCCCCCATTAAGACGTCGACCTGTCAGATTGAGGTGGCGTGCTCGCACGAGGATGTACAGAACCACGAACCATTGGGGGACTACTTGTCCATCGCGCCTTTCCGCATCCTTTCCATCGACATCGAGTGCCAGGGCCGTAAAGGACTCTTCCCTGAGCCGGAGCATGACCCTGTCATTCAGATTGCCAACCACTGCGTCGAGTACGGGCACGAGTCGGAGCCGCTCACGAAGACCATCTTCACCCTGAAGAGCTGCGCACCGATTGCGGGGGCGCAGGTGCTCTCATACGAaacggaggcggagatgtTGCTGGCATGGGCCACCTTCATGAAAGCGCTTGACCCCGACATCCTGACGGGCTACAACATCTGCAATTTCGATTTCCCATACTTGCTGAACCGCGCCACAGCCCTGAAGGCCAGCGACGCATTTCACTACTGGGGTCGACAAGTTCACGAGCGGACGGTGGCGCGCGACAAGAAGTTCCAATCCAAGCAGATGGGCAACCGCGAGTATACGGAGCTGACCTTGGAGGGGCGCATCATTATGGATGCGATGGTGGTGATCCAGCGCGACTACAAGCTGCGCTCCTACTCACTCAACTCGGTATCACAGAACTTCCTCGGGGAGCAGAAGGAGGATGTGCACCACTCCATCATCTCAGACCTGCagcacggcgacgaggagacgcgccgccgcctcgctgtgTACTGCCTGAAGGATGCGTTCCTTCCTGTGAAGCTGCTGGATCGGCTCATGTGCATCGTGAACAACGTGGAGATGGCACGCGTAACGGGTGTGCCGGTGGGGtggctgctggagcgcggCCAGCAAATCAAGGTCTTCTCCATGCTCCTGCGCAAGGCCCAGAAGAAGAAGCTGGTGGTGCCGACAGTCGAGTACACCGGTGGCAGCGATCGCGGCTACGAAGGCGCCACCGTCATCGACCCGATCAAAGGCTTCTACAACTGCCCCGTCGCAACGCTCGACTTCGCGTCGCTGTATCCGTCTATCATCATCGCACACAACCTGTGTTACTCAACATTGGTGCGCCCTGCGGACGCGAGGCTGTACCCGGAGGACGCCCTCGATCGATCGCCCACGTCGGACGTCTTTGTGAAAAAAGAGGTCTTCCCAGGTATTCTTCCCGAAGTACTACAGGACTTGCTGGCTGCACGAAAGCATGCGCGGGCGATGATGAAGGATGTGCCCATGAACTCGCTCGAGTACAAGGTCCTGAACGGGCGCCAGCTTGCGCTGAAGGTTAGCGCCAACTCTGTGTACGGCTTCACGGGTGCTCAGGTGGGTAAGTTGCCGTGCCTGGAGAtcagcgcctccgtcacggCGTATGGCCGGCAGATGATTGACAGGACGAAAAACCTCGTTGAGGAGCTATACcctggcgcgcgcgtgctgtaCGGCGATACTGACTCTGTGATGGTGAAGTGTGTCACCGACGAGAAGTCGAGCGAcaaggagcgcctgcaggcAGCCATGGATTTTGGcatcgaggcggcggagaagGTGTCCAGCAATTTCCTCAAGCCAATCAAGCTCGAATTTGAGAAGGTGTACTTTCCGTACCTACTCATGAACAAGAAGCGCTACGCAGGCTTGCTGTGGACGAGCACGGATCGATTCGACAAGCTGGATGCCAAGGGTATCGAGACTGTGCGCCGAGACAACTGCCCTCTTGTCGCACGCATGGTGTCTGGCGTGCTGAACCGCATTCTCATTCACCGCTCCGTCGAGAGCGCTGTCGAGTTTGTGAAAGGCACTATCAGCGACCTGCTGCTGAACCGACTCGACATATCGAATTTGGTGATCACAAAGGCCTTCTCCAAGGCGGAGGATGAGTATGCCGGTGCCCAGGCACACATCGCCCTTGTGGAGCGCATGCGGCAGCGAGACCCTGCTTCAGCGCCGACCATTGGCGACCGTGTGGCGTACGTTATTATTAAGGCAGCAAAGGGTGCCAAGGCGTACGAGCGAAGCGAGGACCCCATCTACGTGCTCGACAACAATATCCCAATCGACACACAGTACTATCTCGAGCATCAGCTGGCTCCGCCAATTATGCGCGTGTTTGAAGGTGTACTGGACGACCCCAGCGTGCTTATCAAAGGAGACCACACACGCCACATTGCTATCTCCGCCCCGAGCAAGAATGCCGGTGGGTTGATGAGGTTCGTGAAGGTTCAGCTGCAGTGCATCTCGTGCCGCGCCGTCATCAAAGCAGGCGCGTTGTGCGACAACTGCCAAGACAAGGCACCTGAGGTGTATGGCAAGATTGTAGCGAAGCGCAACCATTACGAAGCGATTTACTCGCAGGTGTGGACGCAGTGCCAGCAGTGCCAGGGGTCGCTGAATCAAGAGGTGATCTGCTCTAGCCGCGACTGCCCGGTGTTCTACATGCGCAAGAAGGTGCAGAAGGATCTGTACGAGCAGCAGGTCCTTCTGGATCGTTTTGGCGTTGTGGACGATTGGTAA